Proteins from one Natrinema salinisoli genomic window:
- a CDS encoding esterase/lipase family protein, which produces MTTNDMPGDGLATDESTTNRRTLLKATGTAIVGGTGLAAASTSASAQWGGPDVISVDDGWFGWSADGSLPVTDELLVFIHGWFGDSTVSSQATDVLDSLEAGGYSPDATAAIEWPATNFNYLGAESDTEDVGEVVAGLVEDFSDSGGGNVRLVGHSLGGRCVLWTATKLSSGYEIETVAPLGAAADGSEVCGDPWNPGLSNACEVRNYHSQNDSTVGSAYGGFGDTALGTEGAGCNPAANYTDVDVTGSVGGHLEYLGDGAVGADLAAAINTGSCD; this is translated from the coding sequence ATGACAACTAACGACATGCCCGGCGACGGGCTGGCAACGGACGAATCGACGACGAACCGACGAACGCTCCTGAAAGCGACGGGGACGGCGATCGTCGGCGGGACGGGACTGGCGGCAGCGTCCACCTCGGCGTCAGCACAGTGGGGCGGACCCGACGTGATCTCGGTCGACGACGGCTGGTTCGGCTGGAGCGCCGACGGCAGCCTTCCGGTCACGGACGAACTGCTCGTCTTCATCCACGGCTGGTTCGGCGATAGCACCGTCTCGAGCCAGGCCACCGACGTGCTCGACTCGCTCGAGGCGGGCGGCTACTCGCCGGATGCGACCGCCGCGATCGAGTGGCCGGCGACGAACTTCAACTACCTCGGTGCCGAGAGCGACACCGAAGACGTCGGGGAGGTCGTTGCCGGCCTCGTCGAGGACTTCTCCGACAGCGGGGGCGGTAACGTTCGTCTCGTCGGCCACTCGCTCGGCGGTCGATGCGTCCTGTGGACGGCGACGAAACTGAGCTCTGGGTACGAGATCGAGACCGTCGCGCCCCTGGGCGCGGCCGCCGACGGGTCGGAAGTCTGTGGCGATCCGTGGAACCCCGGCCTCAGCAACGCCTGTGAGGTCCGCAACTACCACTCACAGAACGACTCGACGGTCGGCTCGGCCTACGGTGGCTTCGGCGATACCGCCCTCGGGACCGAGGGCGCGGGTTGTAACCCGGCCGCGAACTACACTGACGTCGACGTGACCGGCAGTGTCGGCGGCCACCTCGAGTACCTCGGTGACGGAGCGGTCGGCGCGGACCTCGCCGCGGCGATCAACACCGGTAGCTGCGACTGA
- a CDS encoding pantoate kinase has translation MREEATAFVPGHVTGFFSTHPDEDPTKAGSRGAGLTLTDGVEVTIEPATESTIVLDGEEIEVDPVTTVLETLDASARVEADSDLPIGAGFGVSGALTLGTALAVNRVFERKLSMNELVTIAHGAEVQAGTGLGDVVAQAHGGVPIRLEPGGPQDNTLDAIPARARVEYISFGELSTADVLSGDTDQLTAAGKEALSRVVEEPTLLSFMYASRLFARDAELLTERVIETIADVSAAEGQASMAMLGETVFALGTGLSDAGYEPSVCTTHPAGAVLK, from the coding sequence ATGCGCGAGGAGGCGACGGCGTTCGTTCCCGGACATGTTACGGGTTTTTTCAGCACTCACCCGGACGAGGATCCGACGAAAGCCGGCTCACGGGGCGCGGGACTGACGCTCACGGACGGTGTCGAAGTAACGATCGAACCGGCGACGGAGTCAACTATCGTACTCGACGGGGAGGAAATCGAGGTCGATCCGGTGACGACCGTGCTCGAGACGCTCGACGCGAGCGCCCGCGTCGAGGCCGATTCCGATCTCCCGATCGGCGCTGGCTTCGGTGTTTCGGGGGCACTAACACTGGGTACAGCGCTCGCGGTGAACCGCGTGTTCGAACGCAAGCTCTCGATGAACGAACTGGTCACCATCGCCCACGGTGCCGAGGTACAGGCCGGCACTGGGCTCGGTGACGTAGTGGCGCAGGCCCACGGGGGCGTTCCGATTCGCCTCGAGCCGGGCGGGCCACAGGACAACACGCTCGACGCAATTCCGGCGCGTGCGCGTGTCGAGTACATTTCTTTCGGCGAGCTCTCGACCGCCGACGTGCTTTCGGGCGACACCGACCAGCTGACGGCGGCCGGCAAGGAGGCACTCTCCAGGGTCGTCGAAGAGCCGACCCTTCTGTCGTTCATGTACGCCTCGCGGTTGTTCGCGCGCGACGCCGAGTTGCTCACTGAACGGGTCATCGAAACCATCGCTGACGTCTCGGCCGCGGAGGGACAGGCGTCGATGGCCATGCTGGGCGAAACCGTCTTTGCGCTCGGAACCGGCCTTTCCGACGCCGGCTACGAGCCGTCCGTCTGTACGACACATCCTGCGGGCGCGGTGCTCAAATAA